In Chryseobacterium gotjawalense, the following are encoded in one genomic region:
- a CDS encoding DUF4126 domain-containing protein — protein sequence MFDNIPYLPYVLSAFMGIGLAAATGFRVFLPMFAVSLASYMGWIPMNESFAWLAGLPVLITTGIATVVEILAYYIPFVDHLLDTMSVPLATIAGSVMFASQFADLGTFPQWTLALIAGGGTAAAVSSGFAGTRAASTATTGGLGNSVVATTETAGAGVMSILAMAAPIIAFIVTIILIIIVLVLGRKLWRKFQNFKTDRTSKTINVKAVDRKNIE from the coding sequence ATGTTTGATAATATTCCTTATTTGCCTTATGTTCTGAGTGCTTTTATGGGCATTGGTTTAGCTGCAGCAACTGGCTTCAGGGTTTTTCTGCCGATGTTTGCCGTAAGTCTCGCTTCTTATATGGGCTGGATTCCGATGAATGAGAGTTTCGCATGGCTTGCCGGTTTACCTGTTTTAATTACCACGGGTATTGCAACAGTTGTTGAAATTCTTGCCTATTATATTCCGTTCGTAGATCATCTTTTGGATACCATGTCGGTGCCCTTGGCAACCATTGCGGGTTCTGTGATGTTTGCGAGTCAGTTTGCAGATTTAGGAACTTTTCCTCAATGGACTTTAGCATTAATTGCCGGTGGCGGAACGGCTGCTGCAGTCAGTTCGGGTTTTGCCGGAACTCGTGCTGCATCAACCGCAACTACTGGAGGTTTAGGAAATTCCGTTGTCGCAACCACCGAAACTGCTGGCGCCGGAGTAATGTCAATTTTAGCAATGGCTGCGCCAATTATTGCATTTATTGTAACGATTATTTTAATTATAATTGTTTTGGTTTTAGGCCGAAAACTTTGGCGAAAATTTCAAAACTTTAAGACCGACCGAACTTCGAAAACAATCAATGTCAAAGCGGTTGACCGCAAGAATATAGAATAA
- the rnpA gene encoding ribonuclease P protein component — MSDCKFPTEEKLKHKKEIGLLFEKGKWKTCDNVRIITLNLDKKPQEGFSFNNQKVGVSVSKRHFKKAHDRNRIKRLLRECYRLNKELFVEKFGTNSLSMLFWVSTEMPVCFEIVEDNFLKLCESVK; from the coding sequence ATGAGTGATTGCAAATTTCCGACAGAGGAAAAGTTGAAACATAAGAAAGAAATCGGGTTGCTTTTTGAGAAAGGCAAATGGAAAACGTGTGACAATGTAAGAATCATAACGCTCAATTTAGATAAAAAACCGCAGGAAGGTTTCTCTTTTAACAATCAAAAAGTTGGAGTTTCTGTGTCCAAAAGACATTTTAAAAAAGCCCATGACCGAAACAGAATCAAAAGATTATTGCGGGAATGTTATCGGTTAAACAAAGAACTGTTCGTTGAAAAATTTGGAACGAATTCACTGTCAATGCTATTTTGGGTTTCTACCGAAATGCCTGTGTGTTTTGAAATCGTAGAAGATAATTTTTTAAAGCTTTGTGAATCAGTGAAGTGA
- a CDS encoding tRNA threonylcarbamoyladenosine dehydratase translates to MKKDWLERTELLIKENGLNKLQKANLLVIGLGGVGSFAAEFLARAGVGKMTIVDGDTVDLTNINRQLPALNSTLGKPKVEVVGERLLDINPDLKLTQLNQFLNPEDMDTIFDNQQYDYVLDCIDSVSPKVTLILNARRRKVKIVSCMGAGGKMDPSKVLVRDIHKTQSCHLAKQVRKRLKKENIDKGIRCVFSTEIQDEKSLKMTDGTNFKRSFYGTISYIPAIFGLYAAAEVINYLIKRDE, encoded by the coding sequence ATGAAAAAAGACTGGCTCGAAAGAACAGAATTGCTAATTAAAGAAAACGGTTTAAATAAACTGCAAAAAGCCAATTTATTGGTGATTGGTTTGGGTGGAGTTGGCTCATTTGCTGCGGAGTTTTTGGCCAGAGCCGGAGTGGGAAAAATGACGATTGTTGATGGTGATACCGTTGATTTAACAAATATTAACCGCCAACTTCCAGCCTTGAATTCTACCCTTGGGAAACCGAAAGTTGAAGTAGTTGGTGAGCGGCTTTTGGATATTAATCCTGATTTAAAATTGACTCAGTTGAATCAGTTTCTAAATCCTGAGGATATGGATACTATTTTCGATAACCAACAATATGATTATGTTTTAGATTGCATTGACAGTGTTTCGCCAAAGGTTACGTTGATTCTGAATGCCCGCCGCCGAAAAGTGAAAATTGTAAGCTGTATGGGAGCTGGCGGGAAAATGGATCCTTCAAAAGTATTGGTACGCGACATTCACAAAACGCAAAGTTGCCATCTTGCCAAACAGGTTCGGAAACGGCTGAAAAAAGAAAATATAGATAAAGGAATCCGGTGTGTTTTTTCTACTGAAATTCAGGATGAAAAAAGTTTAAAAATGACCGACGGAACGAATTTTAAAAGATCTTTTTACGGAACAATCAGTTATATTCCCGCTATTTTCGGACTTTATGCTGCGGCAGAAGTCATTAATTATTTAATAAAAAGAGATGAGTGA
- a CDS encoding TatD family hydrolase: MAYFDFHHHHFGKQAGIYNLGVGESPPNGFFSAGFHPDLSLKFSEEQFVWLREISKHENCVAIGECGLDGLINIDDAIQEALFKRQIELANKRQKPLIIHCVRRFSQVIHFQKKAKVPMIIHGFNKRKNIADDLQKHDFYLSFGKSVLQNVNLQEFVKHFPTDKLFLETDDAEFDLQLLYQKVAELKNLNVENLILQIEENLKIFNISLIK, encoded by the coding sequence ATGGCTTATTTTGATTTCCATCATCATCATTTCGGAAAACAGGCTGGGATTTATAATTTGGGCGTTGGAGAATCTCCGCCCAATGGCTTTTTCTCTGCTGGTTTTCATCCTGATTTAAGCTTGAAATTTTCGGAAGAGCAGTTTGTCTGGCTCAGAGAAATTTCGAAACATGAGAATTGTGTGGCAATCGGTGAATGCGGTTTGGATGGATTGATCAACATTGATGATGCGATACAGGAAGCGCTTTTTAAAAGACAGATTGAACTGGCCAATAAACGGCAGAAACCTTTAATTATTCATTGTGTCAGAAGGTTTTCGCAAGTGATTCATTTTCAGAAAAAAGCAAAAGTTCCGATGATTATTCATGGTTTTAATAAAAGAAAAAACATTGCTGACGATTTACAAAAGCACGATTTTTATTTAAGTTTTGGAAAATCTGTTTTGCAAAATGTAAATTTGCAGGAATTTGTAAAACATTTCCCGACCGATAAACTTTTTCTGGAAACTGATGATGCTGAATTTGATCTTCAGTTACTATATCAAAAAGTAGCGGAATTGAAAAATTTGAACGTGGAAAATCTCATTTTACAAATCGAAGAAAATCTGAAAATTTTTAATATTTCCCTGATAAAATGA